Proteins from a single region of Haemorhous mexicanus isolate bHaeMex1 chromosome 4, bHaeMex1.pri, whole genome shotgun sequence:
- the LGI2 gene encoding leucine-rich repeat LGI family member 2, which yields MGVPLRLLPALCAAAAALLALPPPAAPRRPPRCGPPCSCWRESALCVGAAGAPRSLPAGLGSLSLVNGTFSEVKDRMFSHLPSLQLLLLNSNSFTVIRDDAFAGLFHLEYLFIEGNKIETISRNAFRGLRDLTHLSLANNHLKALPRDVFSDLDSLIELDLRGNKFECDCKAKWLFLWLKMTNSTVSDVLCIGPAEYQDKKLNDVTSFDYECTTTDFVVHQILPYQSVSVDTFNSKNDVFVAIAQPSMENCMVLEWDHIEMNFRSYDNITGQSIVGCKAILVGDQVFVVVAQLFGGSHIYKFDESWTKFVKFQDIEVSRISKPNDIELFEIDSEMFFVIADSSKAGLSTVYKWNNKGFYSYQSLHEWFRDTDAEFLDIDGKSHLILSSRSQVPIILQWNKASKKFVPHGEIPNMEDVLAVKSFRIQDDLYITLTRFIGDSRVMKWNSKQFVEIQALPSRGAMTLQPFSFKNNYYLALGSDYTFSQIYQWDGEKKIFRLFKEIYVQAPRSFTAVSTDRRDFFFASSFKGNTQIFEHIIIDLSL from the exons ATGGGGGTCCCGCTGCGGCTCCTGCCCGCTCTctgcgccgccgccgccgccctgctggcgctgccgccgcccgccgccccgcgccgcccgccgcgcTGCGGGCcgccctgcagctgctggcgGGAGTCGGCGCTGTGCgtgggggcggcgggggcgccGCGCAGCCTGCCCGCTGGCCTGGGCTCCCT GAGCCTGGTCAACGGGACCTTCTCCGAAGTCAAGGACAGGATGTTTTCccacctgccctccctgcagctgct CTTGCTGAACTCCAACTCCTTCACTGTTATACGAGATGATGCCTTTGCTGGTCTCTTCCATCTAGAATACCT ATTTattgaaggaaacaaaattgaaaccATTTCAAGAAATGCATTTCGTGGCCTTCGTGACCTGACTCACCT ttCGTTGGCAAATAACCATCTCAAAGCTTTGCCAAGGGATGTCTTCAGCGATTTAGATTCTTTAATTGAACT AGATTTAAGGGGAAATAAATTTGAGTGTGACTGCAAAGCCAAGTGGTTGTTTTTGTGGTTAAAGATGACAAATTCCACTGTTTCTGATGTCCTGTGTATTGGTCCAGCAGAATATCAGGATAAGAAGTTAAATGATGTGACAAGTTTTGATTATGAATGCACCACTACAG ATTTTGTTGTCCACCAGATTTTGCCCTACCAGTCTGTTTCAGTGGATACATTCAACTCAAAGAATGATGTGTTTGTAGCTATTGCACAGCCCAGCATGGAGAACTGCATGGTGCTGGAGTGGGATCACATTGAAATGAATTTCAGGAGTTACGACAATATCACAG GTCAGTCTATAGTGGGATGTAAAGCCATTCTTGTTGGTGACCAAGTCTTTGTGGTGGTGGCACAGCTCTTTGGTGGCTCACACATTTACAAGTTTGATGAAAGCTGGACGAAGTTTGTCAAATTCCAGGATATTGAAGTATCTCGCATTTCCAAGCCAAATGATATAGAGCTTTTTGAGATAGACAGCGAAATGTTTTTTGTCATAGCAGATAGCTCTAAAGCAGGTTTGTCAACAGTGTATAAGTGGAATAACAAAGGATTTTATTCGTATCAGTCTCTTCACGAGTGGTTCAGGGACACTGATGCTGAATTTCTCGATATAGACGGGAAATCACATTTAATCCTCTCCAGCCGTTCCCAGGTGCCCATTATACTCCAGTGGAACAAAGCCTCCAAAAAGTTTGTCCCACACGGTGAAATCCCCAACATGGAAGATGTCTTGGCTGTGAAGAGTTTCAGGATACAAGATGACCTTTACATCACACTCACGAGATTCATTGGTGACTCCAGAGTTATGAAATGGAATAGCAAACAGTTTGTGGAGATACAGGCTCTTCCGTCCCGAGGAGCCATGACCCTGCAGCCTTTCTCCTTCAAGAACAATTATTACCTAGCCTTGGGAAGTGACTACACCTTCTCCCAGATTTACCAGTGGGATGGTGAAAAGAAGATATTCAGattatttaaagaaatctaTGTGCAAGCACCACGGTCTTTCACAGCTGTGTCAACAGATCGAAGAGATTTTTTCTTTGCCTCTAGTTTTAAAGGAAACACTCAAATATTTGAACATATCATCATTGACTTGAGTTTATGA